Proteins found in one Phoenicibacter congonensis genomic segment:
- the murD gene encoding UDP-N-acetylmuramoyl-L-alanine--D-glutamate ligase gives MKMKHKCSPDNLGNVLILGEGVTGKAVEDYLAKQPNRALTVDVVTEEELANSTKSYDLCIASPGISEFSDFYVKAKMVSREVISEVEFAYRESEIDSKWIAITGTNGKTTTTSLTEHILTVAGINAVAVGNIGQTCISQVDGQTKVYVAECSSYQLASTSKFDPDACAILNITPDHIKWHEGLENYRDAKFKIFANLRDNADALVFLEHHLKSQIPGIDSFACKVVTDKNSDKVGMVASLAEGMKIKGEHNIQNAVCAAALTSFMGVSDSTIKEALLSFSPLEHRIEPCGDMDGVAFYNDSKATNVDSTIKALSAFPQGRVILLLGGTDKGSDLTPLVNECKRPAGCGSVVSTVICYGDSKARFLKSFKQLEDEGIPVLEANKLSDAFALAVKKASDGDSVLLSPACASFDEFSGFEERGRRFKQLVEQLNA, from the coding sequence ATGAAAATGAAACATAAATGCTCACCAGACAATTTGGGCAACGTGCTAATTCTTGGGGAAGGAGTCACAGGAAAAGCCGTTGAAGACTATTTAGCAAAACAGCCCAATCGTGCATTGACAGTCGATGTCGTGACTGAAGAAGAACTTGCTAATTCAACAAAATCATATGATTTGTGCATTGCAAGTCCTGGCATAAGCGAATTTTCTGATTTTTATGTAAAAGCAAAAATGGTTTCTCGCGAGGTAATCAGTGAAGTTGAATTTGCCTATCGTGAATCGGAAATTGATTCAAAATGGATTGCCATCACAGGCACGAATGGAAAAACAACGACGACCTCGCTGACAGAGCACATTTTGACAGTGGCCGGCATCAATGCAGTTGCCGTTGGCAACATTGGACAAACTTGCATTTCTCAAGTTGACGGGCAAACAAAAGTCTATGTTGCTGAATGCTCATCATATCAGCTTGCTTCAACCTCAAAATTTGACCCTGACGCATGTGCGATTCTAAACATAACACCTGACCACATTAAATGGCATGAGGGTCTTGAAAACTATAGAGATGCAAAGTTCAAGATTTTTGCAAACTTAAGGGACAACGCTGATGCTTTAGTGTTTTTAGAACACCATCTTAAGTCACAGATCCCTGGCATCGATTCTTTCGCATGCAAGGTTGTGACCGACAAAAATTCAGACAAAGTAGGGATGGTCGCTTCTCTGGCAGAAGGCATGAAGATTAAAGGCGAGCACAACATTCAAAATGCAGTTTGCGCCGCAGCTCTCACTTCTTTTATGGGTGTTAGTGATTCAACGATTAAAGAGGCGCTGTTGTCATTTAGCCCGCTTGAGCACAGGATTGAGCCTTGTGGGGACATGGATGGAGTTGCTTTTTATAACGATTCGAAGGCCACAAATGTAGATTCAACAATTAAAGCGCTTTCCGCTTTCCCGCAAGGACGTGTGATTCTTCTTCTTGGTGGAACCGATAAAGGCTCTGATTTGACGCCTCTCGTGAACGAGTGCAAAAGACCAGCGGGTTGCGGATCTGTTGTTTCAACCGTTATTTGCTATGGCGACTCAAAAGCGCGTTTTTTAAAAAGTTTCAAACAGCTAGAAGACGAAGGGATTCCTGTTTTGGAAGCGAACAAATTATCAGATGCTTTTGCCCTAGCTGTTAAGAAAGCAAGTGATGGAGACAGTGTTCTTTTGTCGCCAGCGTGTGCGTCATTTGATGAGTTTAGTGGTTTTGAGGAAAGAGGAAGGCGCTTTAAACAGCTGGTGGAGCAGCTAAATGCTTAG
- a CDS encoding FtsW/RodA/SpoVE family cell cycle protein, whose translation MLRDFLSKTYSREVYIGIIICCVVLLCTISLVILYSVTSYGYIAEDASPITGFRSQAAYVFFGALVCYLFYKFHSLVQFTYRSWMVFLGIVVMALIYCGVFGVSAHGATRWIPIGPITIQPAEFLKPAILLAATYIASRFNRGSIGYLKLFAESAVFVVLPIAVLLFFCNDMGSSMICLFCVLFVYYLAGFSGTLIIVLLGIVATAILATSFFGDSFRSARFVFLNPWDDGQNGMGDGYQLIRSYYAIASGGFFGRGIGASHEKYDYLFGSDNDFVFSIICEELGLLGALVVLLCIVAIFVCSCKLASMQNGVESKLLVYGAAFLIVSQSLINIASAVGCFPTTGKPLPFVSAGGSSVIASFILLGFILSFAKNAEIETEHDRRRGDIQIYTRTSDHATSKQKKQFCSALTDSSVNAGSRSHPKGRANDLGDKRNDYARIDSGHSGAQRRADLRGGSLGSSRNRHSSIEWTDSLSRSSERRSTTKNKDYSKEIKQPSFLDKKR comes from the coding sequence ATGCTTAGAGATTTTCTCTCCAAAACATACTCTAGAGAAGTTTATATCGGCATAATCATTTGTTGTGTGGTTTTGCTCTGCACAATTAGCCTGGTGATTCTTTATTCAGTTACGAGCTATGGCTACATTGCTGAAGATGCTTCCCCAATTACTGGCTTCAGGTCACAGGCTGCATATGTTTTTTTTGGGGCTCTGGTTTGTTATCTCTTTTATAAATTTCATAGCCTTGTGCAGTTCACCTATCGTTCCTGGATGGTTTTTTTAGGGATTGTTGTTATGGCTCTCATATATTGTGGAGTTTTTGGTGTTAGCGCTCATGGTGCGACGCGTTGGATTCCAATTGGGCCAATCACAATTCAACCTGCGGAATTCTTGAAGCCAGCGATTCTTCTTGCTGCTACCTATATTGCCTCGCGTTTTAACCGTGGCTCCATTGGTTATCTCAAGTTGTTTGCTGAATCTGCAGTGTTTGTTGTTTTGCCAATTGCTGTTCTTCTTTTCTTTTGCAATGACATGGGCAGCTCTATGATTTGCCTGTTCTGTGTACTGTTTGTTTATTACCTGGCAGGTTTTAGCGGAACGTTAATAATAGTTCTTCTCGGTATAGTTGCTACTGCTATTTTAGCAACCTCGTTTTTTGGAGACTCTTTTAGGTCTGCACGTTTTGTTTTTCTCAATCCTTGGGATGATGGGCAGAATGGCATGGGTGATGGTTATCAACTAATCAGGTCCTATTATGCAATTGCGTCGGGTGGTTTTTTTGGACGCGGAATTGGTGCATCTCATGAAAAATATGATTATCTTTTCGGCTCCGACAACGACTTCGTGTTCTCAATCATTTGTGAGGAACTGGGTCTTCTTGGTGCACTTGTAGTTCTTTTATGCATTGTTGCTATTTTTGTGTGTTCATGCAAATTGGCTAGCATGCAAAACGGAGTTGAATCTAAACTTTTAGTTTATGGTGCAGCTTTCCTTATCGTCTCACAATCGCTAATTAACATAGCTAGTGCAGTTGGTTGTTTTCCTACGACTGGTAAACCACTGCCTTTTGTTTCGGCGGGTGGAAGTTCAGTTATAGCTTCGTTTATTCTGCTTGGATTTATTCTTTCTTTCGCTAAAAATGCAGAAATTGAAACAGAACATGACAGACGCCGTGGTGACATTCAAATTTACACAAGAACAAGTGACCACGCAACCTCCAAACAAAAGAAGCAATTTTGTTCTGCGCTCACAGATTCTAGTGTGAATGCAGGCTCACGCAGCCATCCGAAAGGGAGAGCGAACGACTTGGGAGACAAAAGAAACGATTACGCTCGCATCGATTCTGGGCATTCTGGCGCACAGAGACGAGCTGACTTGCGGGGTGGGTCGCTTGGTTCTTCACGCAACAGACATTCTTCTATTGAATGGACCGATTCTCTTTCACGTTCAAGTGAGAGACGATCGACAACTAAAAATAAGGACTATTCTAAAGAAATAAAACAGCCAAGTTTTTTGGATAAAAAACGATAA
- the murG gene encoding undecaprenyldiphospho-muramoylpentapeptide beta-N-acetylglucosaminyltransferase, with the protein MNVVITGGGTAGHIYPALALADELTARGAKVYYAGTPAGAESRLVPAAGYEYVAFDVSGFDRSRPWTALTALRKANKSKVRATSWLKEIDANLVVGFGGYVSVPVVHAAQKLRIKTAIHEQNSVMGLANEELSKHADAVCLTYENTANKVKDKSKVVVTGNPVRKEVLSATREEGIYEFGLSETSEVFLVFGGSLGAKTINETIVKLKDQLLSVDGLEIIHVAGKRDYDWVCECLKLNEDEKKRYHLLDYCYEMPKALACADVILSRAGATSLAEISARKIPALLVPFPHATADHQTKNAEAYVDAGAAYWCKDDEVGSVSFLQLLFDIIKNKETREKMKIAAESFGTVDATARLADTVIQLIK; encoded by the coding sequence ATGAATGTTGTAATCACTGGAGGTGGCACTGCAGGACACATTTACCCTGCTTTAGCACTTGCCGATGAACTAACTGCTCGTGGGGCAAAGGTTTATTATGCAGGAACCCCTGCAGGCGCTGAATCACGCTTGGTCCCGGCGGCGGGTTATGAATATGTGGCATTTGATGTTTCTGGTTTTGATCGCTCAAGACCTTGGACGGCTTTGACTGCCTTGAGAAAGGCAAATAAATCTAAGGTCAGAGCGACTTCGTGGTTAAAAGAAATTGACGCTAATCTCGTTGTTGGATTTGGAGGCTATGTTTCTGTTCCAGTTGTGCATGCTGCTCAAAAGCTGAGGATAAAAACTGCAATTCACGAACAAAATTCAGTTATGGGACTTGCTAATGAAGAATTGAGCAAACATGCCGATGCAGTGTGTTTGACCTATGAAAACACAGCTAATAAAGTAAAAGACAAATCAAAGGTGGTTGTTACTGGAAATCCTGTCAGAAAGGAAGTTTTGAGTGCAACGCGCGAAGAGGGAATTTATGAGTTCGGTTTGTCAGAAACCTCAGAAGTCTTTCTAGTTTTTGGAGGTAGCCTTGGCGCAAAAACAATTAATGAGACTATCGTTAAATTAAAAGATCAACTACTTAGTGTCGATGGACTTGAAATTATTCATGTTGCTGGAAAGCGTGATTATGATTGGGTTTGTGAGTGTTTAAAACTCAATGAGGACGAGAAGAAACGCTATCACTTGCTCGATTATTGTTATGAAATGCCAAAAGCACTCGCTTGCGCCGATGTGATTCTGTCGAGGGCAGGAGCCACTTCTTTAGCTGAAATTTCTGCAAGAAAAATACCAGCGCTTCTTGTGCCTTTCCCGCATGCAACGGCCGACCATCAAACAAAAAATGCTGAAGCGTATGTGGACGCTGGTGCCGCCTATTGGTGCAAAGACGACGAAGTTGGAAGTGTTTCTTTTCTTCAACTTCTTTTTGACATCATTAAAAACAAGGAAACTCGCGAGAAAATGAAAATAGCTGCCGAGAGTTTTGGCACCGTGGACGCAACCGCAAGGCTCGCTGACACTGTAATTCAATTGATAAAATAG
- the murC gene encoding UDP-N-acetylmuramate--L-alanine ligase: MTDTNQTHNKLHFIGIGGVGMSGLARIASSQGIRVSGSDMKASRFTDQLEKSWIPVSIGQDAKNVPEGDDVAVVVSTAIMDDNPELVEAKRRGLKIIHRAQLLEYLGRNLKTLAVAGTHGKTTTSSMLACVLDDMGLDPTFVIGGMVLAYNTNARPGSGEFYVVEADESDKSLTCLSPYAVVVTSIESDHLDHYKSLDEIYEKFGQFIASVPEGNPAIVCADDDRLVKLAKASTKNVITYGFSEDADVRIIESERAGVGSVFKVQLKNGEVVDSAIMKNPGTHNELNATAVLALIESLGLDVEMAAKKLRNFSGVHRRFELVGSANGVTVIDDYAHHPTEIKATIKAAKELDFNKVHVIFQPHRYTRAKLFCDVLAKEFSEAFDDADSIIFTNVYAAGETPIPGISGETFLNTVLEHTGHPDAEYVPRLADVAPHIAKKAKTGDLVITMGAGDITEIGPMILDEIKKGN, from the coding sequence ATGACTGACACAAATCAAACACATAACAAACTTCACTTTATTGGAATCGGTGGTGTTGGAATGAGTGGACTTGCTCGCATTGCCTCTTCTCAGGGGATACGCGTCAGCGGGTCAGACATGAAAGCATCACGTTTTACCGACCAGCTTGAGAAAAGTTGGATTCCTGTGTCTATTGGGCAGGATGCAAAAAATGTGCCTGAAGGCGATGATGTCGCTGTTGTTGTCTCCACGGCAATCATGGATGACAATCCTGAACTTGTTGAAGCAAAACGACGTGGCTTAAAAATAATTCACAGGGCTCAGCTCTTGGAATATCTTGGACGCAACTTAAAAACTCTTGCTGTTGCCGGCACTCATGGAAAGACTACAACAAGTTCTATGCTTGCTTGCGTTCTTGATGACATGGGGCTTGATCCAACTTTTGTTATTGGTGGAATGGTTTTGGCCTACAACACCAACGCTCGACCAGGCTCTGGTGAGTTTTATGTTGTTGAAGCAGATGAGTCAGACAAATCTTTGACTTGTTTGAGCCCCTATGCAGTAGTGGTTACAAGCATTGAGAGTGACCATCTAGATCATTACAAATCACTTGATGAAATATATGAGAAATTTGGTCAATTTATTGCAAGTGTTCCTGAAGGAAATCCAGCAATAGTTTGCGCTGATGATGATCGATTGGTTAAATTGGCAAAAGCTAGCACGAAAAACGTCATTACCTATGGTTTCTCAGAAGATGCAGACGTTCGCATAATTGAAAGCGAACGCGCTGGTGTTGGCTCTGTTTTTAAGGTCCAGCTCAAAAACGGCGAGGTTGTTGACAGTGCAATTATGAAAAATCCAGGCACTCACAACGAACTTAACGCAACAGCCGTGCTTGCTTTAATAGAGTCACTTGGTCTCGATGTTGAGATGGCTGCAAAAAAACTCAGAAATTTTAGCGGCGTACATCGCCGTTTTGAACTTGTTGGAAGCGCGAACGGTGTGACAGTTATTGACGACTATGCGCATCATCCTACTGAGATTAAAGCCACCATCAAGGCTGCTAAAGAGCTTGATTTCAACAAAGTACACGTGATTTTTCAACCGCATCGCTACACTCGCGCAAAACTATTCTGCGATGTTCTTGCGAAAGAGTTTTCAGAAGCGTTTGATGATGCAGATTCAATCATTTTCACTAACGTTTATGCTGCAGGAGAGACACCTATTCCAGGAATCTCTGGAGAAACTTTCCTTAACACAGTTTTGGAACACACAGGACATCCAGATGCTGAATATGTTCCCCGTCTTGCTGATGTGGCGCCACACATTGCCAAGAAAGCTAAAACAGGAGATCTTGTGATTACGATGGGAGCTGGAGATATCACCGAGATTGGCCCAATGATATTAGACGAAATTAAAAAAGGAAACTAG
- the murB gene encoding UDP-N-acetylmuramate dehydrogenase codes for MSHSQAPKHANALSALFLDDSFDCEVLFNEPASRHTTYHCGGPFKFFCTVNTIESLQKLLRACDSTNMPFFMIGKGSNLLVSDEGFDGVACSLGRDFRKVNIDEEKCLITAGAGVSFAKVSQLAFNNMLSGLEFAVGIPGTVGGALGMNAGTGGVGLCDVISSVSILDINNDYRLKKICKDDFNFGYHYSEIQKMGIAVECEIELKKCKTWDLKVHMEEKLKKRNKTQPGGHNCGSVFKNPEGDSAGRLIEQAGLKGTRIGGAEISELHANFFPNVDNAKSQDIMDLIRLAQTEVKEKFGVLLEPEVQFLGF; via the coding sequence ATGTCACACAGCCAGGCACCAAAACACGCAAATGCTTTGAGCGCGCTGTTTTTGGACGATAGCTTTGATTGCGAGGTTTTGTTTAATGAACCAGCTTCAAGGCACACTACATATCATTGTGGTGGTCCCTTTAAATTTTTTTGCACAGTAAACACTATCGAATCTCTGCAAAAATTATTGCGCGCTTGCGATTCAACAAACATGCCTTTTTTCATGATCGGGAAAGGGTCAAATTTGCTTGTTTCTGACGAAGGCTTTGATGGCGTTGCGTGCTCTTTGGGTCGAGATTTCAGAAAAGTAAACATCGATGAGGAAAAATGCTTGATTACAGCAGGGGCTGGGGTTTCGTTTGCAAAAGTGTCACAGTTGGCTTTTAATAACATGCTCTCTGGCTTGGAATTTGCTGTTGGAATTCCTGGGACTGTTGGTGGCGCACTTGGGATGAATGCAGGCACAGGCGGTGTTGGCTTGTGCGATGTTATTTCTTCAGTCTCTATTCTTGATATTAATAATGACTATCGTCTAAAAAAAATTTGTAAAGACGATTTTAATTTTGGATATCACTATTCAGAAATTCAGAAAATGGGAATTGCAGTTGAATGTGAAATTGAGCTCAAGAAATGCAAAACTTGGGATTTAAAAGTTCACATGGAAGAAAAGCTTAAGAAACGAAACAAAACTCAACCTGGTGGTCACAATTGCGGAAGCGTTTTTAAAAATCCAGAAGGAGACAGCGCAGGCAGATTAATCGAGCAAGCTGGACTCAAAGGCACACGCATCGGTGGAGCTGAAATTTCTGAGTTACACGCAAATTTTTTCCCAAATGTTGATAATGCAAAATCGCAAGACATTATGGATTTAATTAGGTTGGCGCAAACTGAAGTGAAAGAAAAGTTTGGAGTCTTGCTCGAGCCAGAAGTCCAATTTTTGGGTTTTTAG
- a CDS encoding cell division protein FtsQ/DivIB, translating to MENNTHKGNPRANNPRANSSQTKVSSSVARSRAIKSDGLARSGNPRAKKNEKPVALEGFSQSSVSEIKKEANRQEKESKRTAVREEKRAKKERKASEKREHKNKPFNLKKFLIGLFLLALVASAGAFVYLANSDVLEITEVEYVGADHLTQAECEALAPSPVGQNLLTFDSNKIENGFLRDAWVDGVEFKREWPHKLSIVIKERKIGAIVDFNSGANQTPQSWVITLDGTWIMAIPDKDSETGQMISQKIYEDSENAVHIKDCPNGIAPEIGGKTTDDSVVNALNILNGFSTDLKDQVKSISVQNLNATTLRLKNNVEIAFGTSENIRDKERIAKEIMEQNDKVVYINVRSTDRPTWRSAS from the coding sequence TTGGAGAATAACACACATAAAGGCAACCCTCGCGCAAATAACCCGCGTGCAAACTCTTCGCAGACGAAGGTCTCCTCTTCTGTTGCTCGTTCACGCGCTATTAAATCAGATGGCTTGGCAAGGTCGGGGAATCCTAGGGCTAAAAAAAACGAAAAACCTGTAGCTCTGGAAGGGTTTAGTCAGTCAAGCGTTTCTGAAATCAAGAAAGAAGCAAACCGTCAAGAAAAAGAATCTAAAAGAACTGCGGTTCGTGAAGAAAAAAGAGCAAAAAAAGAGAGAAAAGCTTCTGAAAAGAGGGAACACAAAAACAAGCCATTTAATTTAAAGAAGTTTTTAATAGGTTTGTTTTTACTTGCACTGGTTGCATCGGCTGGTGCTTTTGTTTACTTAGCAAACTCTGATGTGCTTGAGATTACAGAAGTTGAATATGTTGGAGCCGACCATCTCACGCAGGCTGAATGTGAGGCGCTAGCGCCAAGTCCTGTGGGGCAAAATCTTTTGACTTTCGACAGTAACAAAATTGAGAATGGTTTTCTGCGCGACGCATGGGTCGATGGTGTCGAATTTAAGCGTGAATGGCCACATAAATTAAGCATTGTCATTAAGGAAAGAAAAATTGGCGCAATTGTTGACTTTAATTCAGGTGCAAATCAAACCCCACAGAGCTGGGTTATTACTCTTGATGGCACTTGGATTATGGCAATTCCTGACAAGGATTCTGAGACTGGTCAGATGATTTCGCAAAAGATTTATGAAGACTCCGAAAATGCGGTTCACATTAAAGATTGCCCAAATGGGATAGCGCCTGAAATCGGTGGCAAAACAACTGATGATTCTGTTGTTAATGCACTAAACATCCTAAATGGCTTTTCGACAGATTTAAAAGATCAAGTGAAGTCAATTTCTGTGCAAAATCTTAATGCAACAACACTTCGCCTAAAAAATAATGTAGAAATTGCATTTGGCACTTCAGAAAACATCCGCGATAAAGAGCGCATTGCAAAAGAAATAATGGAACAAAATGACAAGGTGGTCTATATCAACGTTCGTTCCACCGACAGGCCAACTTGGAGAAGCGCAAGCTAA
- a CDS encoding glutamate-cysteine ligase family protein produces the protein MHNYENHVESMVNFYKSGIKSNSQKLGVELEYTLVYDDNSQVKYFDEFGQKWLMENMLEFYPEKILDEQKNLIGIKNERDSITLEPAGQFELSAGPFEKLEEVFEAFETFQKRVNALAEPHGIKMLAIGYHPKCKAEELVIIPKVRYELMTKYFLKNSPKGIRMMRGTGSTQVSIDYSSEADCIRKLRLAYVLTPLFAILCDNTPMFEGEKRTHHIMRTQVWEDCDPRRCGAMPGIFEDSFNFEKCAELVLNTQAMFEMDGDDGHLTNKTTSEVYGDKEMSNDDCAAACSHLFNDVRLKNFIEIRPADALPTNMEVAYVALIKGIFYSEEALSSIEDYFGPQSETSFEEAKRNLEEKGLSGEVYGMPATTACKKLLDVASLGLDKDEKKYLEPLFDVVSNKKTLADELIQL, from the coding sequence ATGCATAATTACGAAAACCATGTAGAGAGCATGGTAAATTTTTATAAGAGCGGCATTAAAAGCAACTCCCAAAAACTCGGTGTCGAGCTTGAGTACACGCTTGTTTATGACGACAATTCCCAGGTTAAATACTTCGATGAATTCGGTCAAAAATGGCTGATGGAAAACATGCTAGAGTTCTATCCAGAAAAAATCCTAGATGAACAAAAAAATCTTATCGGCATAAAAAACGAACGCGATTCAATCACTCTTGAACCTGCTGGCCAGTTCGAGCTTTCCGCTGGTCCGTTTGAAAAGCTAGAAGAAGTTTTTGAAGCATTTGAAACCTTCCAAAAACGAGTAAATGCACTTGCAGAGCCTCATGGCATCAAAATGCTCGCAATTGGCTATCACCCAAAATGTAAAGCAGAAGAACTCGTCATCATTCCAAAAGTTAGATATGAGTTAATGACTAAATATTTCTTGAAAAACTCGCCAAAAGGCATTCGCATGATGAGAGGAACTGGATCGACCCAAGTATCAATTGATTATTCAAGCGAAGCCGATTGCATTCGCAAACTGCGTCTTGCATATGTTTTAACACCACTTTTTGCAATTTTGTGTGACAACACTCCAATGTTTGAAGGAGAGAAGCGAACGCACCACATCATGCGCACCCAGGTATGGGAAGATTGCGATCCAAGACGATGCGGCGCCATGCCAGGCATTTTTGAAGATTCTTTTAACTTCGAAAAATGTGCAGAACTCGTCCTTAACACTCAGGCGATGTTTGAGATGGATGGAGATGATGGCCATCTAACAAACAAAACCACGAGCGAAGTCTATGGCGACAAAGAAATGAGTAACGACGATTGTGCAGCAGCATGCTCACATTTGTTCAATGATGTGAGGCTAAAAAACTTCATCGAAATCCGCCCAGCCGATGCTCTTCCAACCAACATGGAAGTCGCATATGTGGCTTTAATCAAAGGCATTTTCTATTCAGAAGAAGCACTTTCAAGCATAGAAGATTATTTTGGCCCTCAATCAGAAACATCTTTTGAAGAAGCAAAGCGCAATCTCGAAGAAAAAGGCCTTTCAGGGGAAGTGTATGGAATGCCAGCAACTACGGCTTGCAAGAAACTTCTTGATGTCGCTAGTTTGGGACTAGATAAAGACGAGAAGAAATATCTAGAACCACTATTCGACGTTGTTTCTAACAAAAAAACTCTAGCCGACGAACTTATCCAACTTTAG
- a CDS encoding transglycosylase domain-containing protein produces MASRALKGRKNVRKHDVKSGFLTFLLVLCSICVVTGIGIYFMCDAWLKDIPDYSNLNQLNNSETSTVYASDGETVLAEFQLENRSPVSLDEVSDYVKKGTVATEDERFYNHNGFDLYGTGRALFNNIFGGSLEGGSTITMQLARNTVISDEMQDISIKRKVREIYIALKMEQLYNKDEILRLYLNTINYGSGAYGIEAASERYFSKHANELTLNEAATLIGIPQSPTYNNPIDNMEQCVQRRNLVLTRMVSNNVITQEEADEVMNQEIELNPSEPSTNGIHQYPYFTSYVRNQLTNNSEKYGLTSADLWGSGLKVVTTLDLECQKDLDEASQQKADSAGFQVASVALDSNTGYIKAIHGQGNYDESQVNLVTGDGTNGRQVGSSFKVFTLIAAIEAGIDPNTMVDCGTSITMNGSVITNYGGANYGTRSISSALAVSSNTGFIRLCNYVTPAKVIEVARRMGITADLPDVPTLTLGVASITPLQMAGAYASIANGGTYYEPECVLRITDQTGKVLVDNSNPVGKRAMSAEVAYAATEAMKTVVTSGTGVSARPSTQVAAGKSGTSEDHKDSWWIGITPQVTAAFWMGDFTENYTDARSTYSTVESAFKVFIDSYLRGQQSKDFPKASNPPYIANFKDAANHIGIGSSSDNSDKSSNENNQNSRNEQTTSSQDQSSGGTPAGDSTGGDTGGGDAAGGGGGGTGGGGDAGGGDGGTGGGDTSGGATTG; encoded by the coding sequence ATGGCTTCACGAGCTTTAAAGGGAAGAAAGAACGTCCGTAAGCATGATGTTAAAAGTGGCTTTTTAACCTTTTTACTTGTTCTTTGTAGCATTTGCGTCGTGACAGGAATAGGCATCTATTTCATGTGCGATGCTTGGCTTAAAGACATCCCAGACTATTCAAATTTAAATCAGCTGAACAATTCTGAAACATCGACTGTTTATGCAAGTGATGGTGAAACTGTTTTGGCAGAATTCCAACTTGAAAACAGGTCGCCAGTTTCTCTTGATGAAGTCAGTGACTACGTTAAAAAAGGAACTGTAGCAACAGAAGACGAACGTTTCTACAACCACAACGGCTTTGACCTCTATGGAACAGGCCGTGCATTGTTTAACAACATTTTTGGTGGGAGCCTTGAAGGCGGCTCGACAATCACGATGCAACTTGCAAGAAACACTGTCATTTCTGATGAGATGCAAGACATTTCAATTAAACGTAAAGTACGTGAAATTTACATCGCTCTTAAGATGGAGCAGCTCTACAACAAAGACGAAATTTTGAGACTGTATTTAAACACCATTAACTATGGTTCTGGTGCATATGGAATAGAAGCGGCTTCGGAGCGTTATTTTTCAAAGCATGCAAACGAGCTCACTTTAAATGAGGCCGCAACGTTAATTGGCATCCCTCAGTCGCCGACATACAACAACCCAATTGATAACATGGAGCAGTGTGTACAAAGGCGCAACCTTGTTTTAACTCGAATGGTTTCAAACAACGTTATTACGCAGGAAGAGGCCGACGAGGTTATGAATCAGGAAATCGAGCTGAATCCAAGTGAGCCTTCGACTAATGGTATTCATCAATATCCCTATTTCACAAGCTATGTTCGAAACCAACTCACTAACAATTCTGAAAAATATGGCTTGACTTCAGCTGATTTGTGGGGAAGTGGTTTAAAAGTTGTAACTACTCTTGACCTTGAGTGTCAAAAAGATTTAGACGAAGCTTCTCAGCAGAAGGCTGATTCGGCAGGATTTCAAGTAGCAAGTGTAGCGCTAGATTCAAACACTGGCTACATTAAGGCAATACATGGTCAGGGAAATTATGACGAGTCGCAAGTTAACCTCGTTACAGGTGATGGCACGAATGGACGTCAGGTTGGTTCATCGTTTAAAGTCTTTACACTAATTGCAGCTATAGAGGCTGGCATTGATCCTAACACGATGGTTGACTGCGGAACCTCTATTACAATGAACGGTTCTGTGATTACTAACTATGGTGGTGCAAATTATGGAACGAGATCAATATCGTCTGCATTGGCAGTTTCTTCAAACACAGGTTTTATTCGACTTTGTAATTATGTAACACCTGCAAAAGTGATTGAGGTTGCAAGGCGAATGGGAATTACGGCTGACTTGCCTGATGTTCCAACGTTGACACTTGGTGTAGCTTCTATAACACCTCTTCAAATGGCGGGAGCATATGCTTCTATTGCAAATGGCGGCACCTATTATGAACCAGAATGCGTGTTAAGAATCACCGACCAGACGGGAAAAGTTTTGGTTGATAACTCAAATCCTGTTGGAAAGCGTGCGATGTCAGCCGAAGTTGCATATGCTGCTACTGAGGCAATGAAGACAGTTGTTACAAGCGGAACTGGTGTGTCTGCTCGCCCATCTACACAAGTTGCTGCAGGAAAGTCAGGAACATCTGAAGACCACAAAGACTCCTGGTGGATTGGAATTACTCCACAAGTGACGGCAGCATTTTGGATGGGAGACTTTACAGAAAACTACACTGATGCCCGATCGACATATTCCACGGTTGAAAGTGCATTTAAAGTGTTTATAGATTCCTATCTGAGAGGACAACAAAGCAAAGATTTTCCTAAGGCATCAAATCCGCCTTACATTGCTAATTTTAAAGACGCAGCTAACCACATTGGAATTGGTTCTTCGTCAGACAACAGCGACAAGTCAAGTAATGAAAACAATCAGAACTCTCGAAATGAGCAAACCACTTCATCTCAGGACCAAAGCTCAGGTGGGACACCTGCCGGTGACTCAACTGGTGGCGACACTGGAGGTGGTGATGCTGCCGGAGGTGGTGGCGGTGGTACCGGAGGTGGTGGTGACGCCGGAGGTGGCGACGGTGGTACCGGAGGTGGAGATACTTCAGGTGGTGCAACAACTGGATAG